The following proteins come from a genomic window of Aquimarina sp. MAR_2010_214:
- a CDS encoding phosphatase PAP2 family protein, whose translation MKTMLTLALVFLYINIANAQFTDAPLTNSTFTNPSQIEFTPKKKSFSKRIIPVALIATGILLSTSSFEKSFQKDIRNMVGNDFYFDMDDYTRYAPVVEMYAADILGVKSKNHWFDQTKNLVLSSIISNGTSALLKKEIHKYRPGESTNANSFPSGHTTTAFTTASVLYEEFKDTNSLLAYSGYFFAITTGSLRMLNNMHYLSDVLVGAGIGILSVKLVYHFNHLISWNPFKKMDGIAFAPQFSEKSVGFYLSRTF comes from the coding sequence ATGAAAACTATGCTAACTCTGGCATTGGTATTTTTATATATCAATATTGCCAATGCCCAATTTACTGATGCGCCACTTACCAATTCAACATTTACTAATCCTAGTCAAATAGAATTTACACCTAAAAAAAAATCATTTAGCAAAAGAATTATACCTGTAGCATTGATTGCGACTGGTATTCTTTTATCTACAAGCAGTTTTGAGAAATCATTTCAGAAAGATATTAGGAATATGGTCGGTAACGACTTTTATTTCGACATGGATGATTATACCCGATATGCTCCAGTTGTAGAGATGTATGCTGCAGATATTTTAGGAGTAAAATCAAAAAATCATTGGTTTGATCAAACCAAAAACCTTGTTCTTTCATCTATCATAAGCAATGGTACTTCTGCTCTATTAAAAAAAGAAATTCACAAATACAGACCAGGAGAATCTACAAATGCTAATTCTTTTCCATCAGGACATACTACCACAGCATTTACTACTGCCTCGGTATTATACGAGGAGTTTAAAGATACCAATTCTCTTTTGGCATATAGCGGTTATTTTTTTGCAATTACTACAGGAAGTTTAAGAATGCTTAATAATATGCATTATCTCTCTGATGTTTTGGTTGGAGCTGGTATTGGAATATTATCTGTAAAATTAGTATACCACTTTAATCATCTTATCTCCTGGAATCCTTTCAAAAAAATGGATGGAATAGCTTTTGCTCCGCAATTCAGTGAAAAATCCGTAGGGTTTTACCTTTCGAGGACTTTCTAA